The genomic region TGTTCCCTACCtcgatgcaatttttttttcagtttccgATGCACTTTtgcctctctaactcgatattttcatttttttttttcaaattgcctCCATTTTTAACCAATATTATGAATTTTAATATTATGATTATATTTACcaataataaaataaagattTACAACCTATTTCAGCGTGAGTCAAATGACAAATTCGAatgaattttcacaaatttaagaaaattttaaaaattgaaaatatgtgtGCTGTActtatctcgatacctccctaactcgatcgatggtcccttgaatgtCGAGTTAGAGAGAGTCACTGTATTATGCTGTGATCTAATGCTCTAATGCTAATCATACTTAAACATatcaccacagacaaacagacgtaacacttagaacaaatcccgatcaaaatcatagtcaggatgacatgtacgcccaatgctaaaatcggtgtgtttggccgatagaACTAACAGATGGcgggtagtgtgtaaacgtcaacgcgaacaaaaacgagcCCTGCGGGTGGTGgtttggccacctaccatatatttgaatcggccgttaaaaaggtggtcgatggacatcggtgaatgtgtgacgtctgtttgtctgtgatatcaCGATTTCCTTCCTAATCGCCTTAATGTATGCAATTGATGAATATAGTTCGAGAATGCAATGGGAAGATGATCCTAATTGTACTAAAAAGTAGTGCAAAGTGTTTGTAGGATAATGAAACTTCGCTGCAGCTTTCATGCCGAAAGTCAGAGCTTTCGGAGTGGTGCTCAATTTCTGCTAACCTGAACATTTCGATTGTTTCATATGACGTCGGGCACCCTACATCGAGCGCCCACACAACCAAAACAAAGACtttgtttaattaattaattaattttctcaaaaccgtataaaagttacttacgtcgatttgaaaaagtaatcgagaagtaacgttttgacagttcgtcTCACCATTTCGCAGCTTAACGAAGGTCGCTTCGTGTGTTCGTGTGGGAGATTTGTGGCCGAGTTGGCTGTCCGACTGTGTGTAAGTGAAGTGACATGTAAATGCAGATTTTCCTCCGTCGGAGAAGCacacgtcgtcgtcgttgtccgCAGAAGTAACTTTCTTGTCCGCGTAAGTGATTCCCCGAAAACGCTTGAGAGGAAAAGATTCTCGGAATACGTTCCGCCCCCTTCGTTGCGTGGGTGGTTGGCAACCCGCTGGCCCCCTGAAGGAAACTATTTCAGCCGAAGTGAAATCCAGCAGCTGCCAAAATTGTGGTGACTCCACTTTTCTCTTGCTGGTGCTAGTGTGAGAAGTGCTGTGAAAAATAAGTGGTGACAAAGCTTAACCATCAGGAAGCGGAGATCAATTTGGTTCCATATTGTGCGTTTGAAATCGGGGTGCTAGTCGTTCCGCCGGAACGAATCTCGGGATAATGGTTCGGAATGGAAAATTATCCACAGTGCTAGTAGTGATTGCCGTAAGTTGTTTCGTGTTAGTGGCTAATGGCTTTACGCTGAAAACGTCCGAATCGTCTCCCGCTGGGGCCATAATCGAGGACGAGAGTTTCCTCCAGAGCCCTCGCTACGAGACGAACGATGAATTGCAGGATTTGTTGGCCCGGCTCCAGAAGGACAATCCGACCTTGGTGAAGGTGCACAGCATTGGATCGTCCCTGGAGAACCGCCCGCTGTTGGTCGTGGAAATTAGACCGAATATCGATCGGCCGAGGCCACTGCTGATGCCCATGTTTAAATACGTGGCCAACATGCACGGGGACGAAACAATCGGTCGGGAACTGCTCATCTACTTGGCACAGTATTTGGTCAACAACTACGCCCAAGATCCGGAGATTGGGGCCCTGGTCAACAGTACGGCCATCTTCCTGATGCCATCGATGAATCCGGACGGGTTCCATCGGTCCAAGGTAAGGGGCGATAAGAGGGGATGTTACATTTTCCGGTTTATGGCTTTGGGGACTTCCATATTGCATGTTTTTCGACGTCAGCTTTCGGTGCACTATGGGTCAGAACACAAAAGTTCGCGTCAAAGTTCCTAGCCCTAGCGCACAAAATTCAACTAAAAGTGGTTTAGtcaattcctttattagtatcatttcaaacattacattcatttcttatatctaggtgttttgaGTTAGACAACATTATCATCCCAATTTGGTGAAattaaattaagcttttatgaaaaaaaaaaataacaatttattaCATTTAATTCATCGTAGCAGAATGTTCACGGGTgatttgatttcacctgcttataagataaGAATACTTCAGTTAACTTAACCAATCTTTTCCTAAATATATGACGCATTAAACGTggtaatagaagattgcaacgatttattTCTAAACTGTTTGATAATTTTAGTCGGCATGTGTTTctcaactcattagtactataccagggaggaagcttcagaatcatttccacaattttattttgaatcttctGCAGAGCTATCTTCCtgctattacaacagctagtccacattggtacagcatacaacatggctggcctgaatttttttttgaagatcaaacgcttgttcttaagacaaagttttgattttctattaataagaagttagacattttacatatttgttacatttggcttgaatgctctcaatgtgattttgaaaaagtttaaatttttatccaGCATGAGCCTtggatacttaacttcatctgatctTTAGCATAGGttcatgtgggaatattattattaGTTTAGTTTTGGAACCATTAGGAGTAAtcatccatttttgcaagtatgaagacaaaacattcacaattttttgcaatctactacagatgacactcaggctttgtcctttgacggagaggcctgtgcCATCCGCAAGCAAAGATTTTTTGGCATCCctggtaactcaggtaagtcagatgtgaaaatattgtaaaatatagGTCCCAAGACGCTGCCTTGAGGaaaccagctcttacaggaagtctttcagacctggagttctgataattaacctgaagtgtacgatttgacagataactttgaattattctaacaatatatgttggaaaattaacgttttttttaattttacgatcaaaccttcatgccaaacactgtcgaatgctttttctatgtctagaagagcaagaccagtagaatagccttcagatttgttggaacggatcaaatttgttacacgtaaaagttgatgagtggtcgaatgtccatggcggaatccgaactgttcattggtaaaattgaattttcattgatgtggaccatcattctgttcaaaatgacctttccaaaaagtttac from Aedes aegypti strain LVP_AGWG unplaced genomic scaffold, AaegL5.0 Primary Assembly AGWG_AaegL5_hic_scaff_2320_PBJ_arrow, whole genome shotgun sequence harbors:
- the LOC110681005 gene encoding carboxypeptidase D-like; its protein translation is MVRNGKLSTVLVVIAVSCFVLVANGFTLKTSESSPAGAIIEDESFLQSPRYETNDELQDLLARLQKDNPTLVKVHSIGSSLENRPLLVVEIRPNIDRPRPLLMPMFKYVANMHGDETIGRELLIYLAQYLVNNYAQDPEIGALVNSTAIFLMPSMNPDGFHRSKVRGDKRGCYIFRFMALGTSILHVFRRQLSVHYGSEHKSSRQSS